Below is a window of Nicotiana tabacum cultivar K326 chromosome 19, ASM71507v2, whole genome shotgun sequence DNA.
AAATGTTGGATGTTGTTTTTCTGCTATAGCTTCCCACAACGCGGTGTTACCATTTACATCTGCATTTTATGGTATTTTCAAGACATTACTTAGCCAACAACTAGCCTTGTCAAACATTCTAGCTTGTTGAAGTTTACAATAGTATATATCGAGGATGACTTACCTCGGAGGTGTATGTTACATCCATGTCTAAGAAGAACCATTACACACTCTTCGTGCCCTTTCGATGCTGCTATGTGCTAATGCATCAGAAAGAGAAATACAAAGTCATAAACTGTGAAGGAGAAACTAATGTTATTGGCAGCAAAAAACAGGTAAACTGAACACAAAATCTTCTTTTTCGAGTACATGTAGGCCATGAGGGAACATACCAGTGGAGTTCTTCCTTGGGCGTCTCCGATATCAGGATCTAATCTTGCCTTGAGAAGTTCCTCAAGAAAAGTAGCATTACCTGTACTAGCAACAGTTAGCAAATTAACAGACATGTTTGGATCACCATTTTCTGCCCCAACTTCATGAAATAAATCTCCAAGCTTTAAATCCCTGAGCTTCTTGTGATGCTGCAATTACCATACCATAGGTACAATATTAGGATTCAGCTCTAAATCGGCCGTTGGGAAGATCACAGGGTATTTAGTATTTACACTAACCTGAAGGAAGTTCTTGATCATTATGATATTATCTTCTTGTCTAGTTTTCATTGCTTCAATCAAAGAAGTTGTTCTTATCTTCAAGAGTTGTGAAAGTGTCTTGGTTCGATACGTGTAGCTCTGAGGCCTACAACAAAATGCCCCAACTTCTCCTAACATATCTCCAGATTTGAATGTCCAAACAACCTGCTCATTTTCCATCTCACACTCAATCATTTCCACCTCCCCTGACACTATGATGTATACCTCATCTGGCGATTCGTTTTGCATTATTACATCCTCTCTTGGGGGTATGTACTCAGCCTTCATATCTGCAACCTGCATATTCAACAGTTAGGCCACAAAAAAAGTATATAacaatttttcaaaaacaaaagttataTCTTACCAAAAGTAACAGAATTTCCCTTGAGACACCCTTGAAAAGATAAACCTTCTCCACTGTTGGCAAAAACAAATGGTGCCTAATGCTTTTGCAGATTGTCTTGGGAAGTTGTTCAATCAATTGCTGCTGGTTTAGGCTCTCTGCCCTGAATCTTAAACACATATAAGCCAATATTTGCTCTTTCAATCTTGGAGGCAACCTATTTCGACACACGAAATTTGATGCAGCTTCGATGCTATTTCTCTGCAACATACCATAAGAAATCACTCACATCTCATTTATTTAGTGATGATTCTGATAGAGGCAGATCCAGAATTTGAAAAACATTGGATACACGGTCTAATATATGCATAAATATAAAGTACTGGATCCACCTCTAATGATGAAACATATGTATATACACTGACAATGCAAAGAAAAACTGAGAGCTTACGAATTCCATGGTACGACGAGTTCCTTCAACGACTAAATTGGTCATATTACCAATAATATAAGCAGTGAGGCCAAGATTGAAGAGCATGTAGAAAATGATGAAAACCATTTCCAAAGTGTTGACAGCATGGAGATCACCATAGCCAACTGTTGTCATGGTAGTAATAGACCAATATAAAGCTGCAATGTACCTAATAAGAAGACTTGTCTCCTTGTAATTTGGATTCATAGCTCCTAACCAAGTATCTCCTTGGTGTGGATATCTGTCAGCTAGCAAATAGTAGAGGCAACCAGCACAGTGCACTGTCAATAGTGTAACCTGTTACATGCAAGTGACAATTGCGAAATTCAGGTCACTTAAAAGATAACTAAAGACAATGTCAGTAATAAGTGTGATTAGAGATCTTAAGGCAGTAACTTGCTATAACATGTTTAACATACTGatagcaaaaaaaaataaaaaaaaggcagcccggtgcacaaagcatctcgCATTCACGCATGGCCCGGGAAGGACCACACCCCAAGGAGTGTGGTGTAGAtagtctaccctaatgcaagcatcagTGGCTGTTTCCACAGCTCGAGTCCCTGACTTATAGGTCACACACAAATAACCATACTAATAGTGTTAAAAAAAGAATTTACATTGTCACtttatataagttaaatcctttttcttttagtACTTACAAATAGAAGCCTGGCACATCTGACCCAAAAATAGCTGAATCTCATGTCCTTTTCAAGTCTGTCAgcaataaataaaagagagtttaattgttttaaaatagttaTATGAGTCTTAATATGTCAAGTGCCATCTAAATAATACATTATAATAACAatgagaaatgaaagaaaacagacCTGGTAAAAAACTGTTTAACCCTGCGAAGACGCCAAAACCTGAGCATTCCTAGAACTGAGTAAGAAATACCAATTTGGTGTTTGCCAGTGAAAATCAAGGCAAGAAGGTCGAATGGTATGGTTGAGGCAACATCCATCATAAACCATGTAGATATATATCTGTATTATTATCATCATTATCAATCATATAATTGACAATCCACTTGCTTGTAAAAGAAAAACTCTAACTACATGCTATAATGCAAAACTTATAGCAATACTACTTTACACTTCTTTTTTTAACATAGGAGGACCAtgaaaagagaaaatgaaaaggGATAGTATTAAAATTCGAACCACACGTAGTCACTCCGTAAAATGGTAAATATTTACCTGTACGAATATATAACATCAATCCAATTATCCAATAAATAGATAACGTATATCGGGACAAGTGCACAGATAGTCATTCTGagggatgctatttagagattagtcaatacttattttgtcctgaaattttaaattaaaaatcttaacttcaagACAATTCGGAATATTTTTGTCCTGAAAATTTGAACTAGAAAACTAAAATGCAGGACGCACTGGCTAATTCCTAAATACAGCTCTATAAAGTGCTACCGGGTGTCATTTCTACACGTATGTCTTACAAAAATGGTTATCACTAAACCGTAGATTTTAATATCACCAACAATATATGCTCTATTGTTTTATCATTATTCTTAGATAAGGCAATTCAAGTAAAAGGAAGAATACTTCCTTCATAATTGAGTGATTAAACGAATTGTTCGATTACATTTGAGTAAAACTAAAAGTAGTGCGAAgttaaagtttttattttttttgtaaaacaataaacTGCGTGTTTTTTCCCTTCTTTtacattttttctttaaattattatGTCACTTTATGGCAAAATAACTTATGAATTTAAAATGGGGAACTTTAATATCAAGATCTTTCGACTCTTCAACTCTGTTCTTCAATCTaaactgaatatatatatatataaagtgaaATTTAAAAATCGTAAAATGCTCTAAAGCGTTATTAGTGGACTATTTGTAAGGTCAAACTTTGGCCAAAAAGTAGAGGCTTTGGCAATTGGCATATGCCATATGGCTCATATTGGTGCTTGCTATATTGCTGGAagattatttttgaaattatttcataCCACCTTTCTTCTTGTATAGCCACAAGATTattctaaattttcaaagtgGAAACAAAAGTGGGTTGTGAATTGtttattgttaactctttttgtATATTTAGTCTGTGTTGGGGTGGGCGTGTGGTGGGGGAGGATCTAACTAAATTAAAATATCGAGTCAAATTgttagagaacaaaggaatatatatatatatatatatatatatatatatatatatatatatatagatttttattttttttgatgaTTGAACAACCAAATGTTGGCAAATGAAGAAAAAAGGTAAGGGGACCAAATCTGCTTGCCATCTCAAGTTTCATTTGTGTGATAAGGAATAATATCTATCTTTGTAGAATTAAAAATTCACGTTGCTTTATACGtttttttttaccttaaaaaaaagaaagaaaaagaagacgggtcaattaattatttaaattgtGCAAGACAAAATAACCTTTCTTTCTGTTCTTGAATATATTCGAATAATCTAGTTTTCTGATTCTATAGAGTTAACCCAAAGGAGAAAATAAAACCTGAGGATAAGAGGATTCTCTGTGTGCATCATTTGAGTACACGACAATGATAGATATGTGTGATCATAATATATAGCAACGAATCTGTATATGATTGGTCATTTTAATCCCACGAAGTTAAAAATGCATTCTAGAGGTATACTTGGACCCACAAAGCCTTTAGATTTGCTTAATGCGGTTAATATAAAAAAAGCAATTATTTTCCTAATGATTGAGTTATCCTTAATTAAGTGCTTTTTCTTTGTGGGTGATACTCGGTAGCTAGCTAGGTTAAGACTTTTGTTATGTAGCCAACCGACGTTTTGCCGTTTGACAAACAAAATGGCATGAAAAATGCTTAACAAACAACTTTATAAAAAAGTTGTTATCAGTATAACTTAATCCCATGTTACGTTAATACTGTATTCTTCAGGTTACTATATCAAATTTGCTAAAAGAAGTTGTCTGATATCGCATGTCAACTTTATCTGATGGCATAAAAAGTCTATGCACTGTCACCTTAAGAAATTTAAACTTTTATTCTGCTATCACATGTTACATTATGTTGTTGAtagtataaaaaaatatttatattttgtaAGTATATATCACTTAAATCGTGTAAGAATACATACCTTGTAGCAATTCTTCTCCTGTCACGTACGAGAAGCTGAGTAGTAGTATCAATATAGGCAACAAAGAATGTCAAGATGATATCAACAGCAAAGAAGAGATCAACAACGTTGTCTGCGAAGTAGAGCGCTCTGTTTGGGTTGGAGTGCATGAATGCTATCTCAAATGGACATACCCATGCAGAATACGCCACCATTACTACCATTAGCGTCTCCCAACACCTGCATATATACAAAAACAATATAAATTTTAATAGTATAATCATTGTCCTTACGGAATTTATATCTCCACTATATTGTTGGATGCACGGTAAAATTAATTTACCTTAGGATCACGGTCATTTTAATCAATGTAACTAATGATGTCTGACATGATATTTAACATCAATAGCCTGTTTGACCatgtttttagaaaaaaaaagtatttttgaggagaagcatAAGCAGATTTTGAAAAGCAGAAAAATGAAACTTCTCTCCCACTTTTCTaagaagtacttttgagaaaaatacactt
It encodes the following:
- the LOC107798652 gene encoding potassium channel AKT2/3-like (The RefSeq protein has 11 substitutions, 1 frameshift compared to this genomic sequence), giving the protein MIIEDSQIKDQHVQDNNHGSNNSSGTNSDELGFRNLSKLILPPLGSNDYNQNQTQQKGKIITPMDSRYRCWETLMVVMVAYSAWVCPFEIAFMRSNPNRALYFADNVVDLFFAVDIILTFFVAYIDTTTQLLVRGRRRIATRYTSTWFMMDVASTVPFDLLALIFTGKHQIGISYSVLGMLRFWRLRRVKQFFTRLEKDMRFSYFWVRCARLLFVTLLTVHCAGCLYYLLADRYPHQGDTWLGAMNPNYKETSLLIRYIAALYWSITTMTTVGYGDLHAVNTLEMVFIIFYMLFNLGLTAYIIGNMTNLVVEGTRRTMEFRNSIEAASNFVCRNRLPPRLKEQILAYMCLRFRAESLNQQQLIEQLPKTICKSIRHHLFLPTVEKVYLFKGVSREILLLLVADMKAEYIPPREDVIMQNESPDEVYIIVSGEVEMIECEMENEQVVWTFKSGDMLGEVGAFCCRPQSYTYRTKTLSQLLKIRATSLIEAMKTRQEDNIIMIKNFLQHHKKLRDLKLGDLFHEVGAENGDPNMSVNLLTVASTGNATFLEELLKARLDPDIGDAQGRTPLHIAASKGHEECVMVLLRHGCNIHLRDVNGNTALWEAIAEKQHPTFRILYHWASVSDPYVAGELLCTAAKRNDLTVMKELLKHGLIVDSKDRHGSTAIHVALEENHEDMVKLLLMNGAEINDKFKHKLSSMNLSEMLQKREVGHRVIVSDTMDEVAQKWREQEQKYNSGNTRDQSSFRVSIYKGHPVIRKRTHCSEPGKLIILPNSLAELKIIAGQKFGFDATNALATDQEGSEIDSIEVIRDNDKLFIVEDPKCL
- the LOC107798652 gene encoding potassium channel AKT2/3-like isoform X1, encoding MIIEDSQIKDQHVQDNNHGSNNSSGTNSDELSFRNLSKLILPPLGSNDYNQNQTQQKGKIITPMDSRYRCWETLMVVMVAYSAWVCPFEIAFMHSNPNRALYFADNVVDLFFAVDIILTFFVAYIDTTTQLLVRDRRRIATRYISTWFMMDVASTIPFDLLALIFTGKHQIGISYSVLGMLRFWRLRRVKQFFTRLEKDMRFSYFWVRCARLLFVTLLTVHCAGCLYYLLADRYPHQGDTWLGAMNPNYKETSLLIRYIAALYWSITTMTTVGYGDLHAVNTLEMVFIIFYMLFNLGLTAYIIGNMTNLVVEGTRRTMEFRNSIEAASNFVCRNRLPPRLKEQILAYMCLRFRAESLNQQQLIEQLPKTICKSIRHHLFLPTVEKVYLFKGVSREILLLLVADMKAEYIPPREDVIMQNESPDEVYIIVSGEVEMIECEMENEQVVWTFKSGDMLGEVGAFCCRPQSYTYRTKTLSQLLKIRTTSLIEAMKTRQEDNIIMIKNFLQHHKKLRDLKLGDLFHEVGAENGDPNMSVNLLTVASTGNATFLEELLKARLDPDIGDAQGRTPLHIAASKGHEECVMVLLRHGCNIHLRDVNGNTALWEAIAEKQHPTFRILYHWASVSDPYVAGELLCTAAKRNDLTVMKELLKHGLIVDSKDRHGSTAIHVALEENHEDMVKLLLMNGAEINDKFKHKLSSMNLSEMLQKREVGHRVIVSDTMDEVAQKWREQEQKYNSGSTRDQSSFRVSIYKGHPVIRKRTHCSEPGKLIILPNSLAELKIIAGQKFGFDATKALVTDQEGSEIDSIEVIRDNDKLYIVEDRI